TCGATGACGATACGCCCGGAAGCGATCTCCTCTTTGATGGAGTGGTCGGAAAGAACCATGGGGAGCACCTCCTTGGGAGAGCGCTAGATGGCCTGAACGCGCGTAATGCCCGGGACGCGCTCCTTAAGGATGCGCTCGACACCCATGGAGAGGTCGTAGTCGGACATGGAGCAGCCGGCGCACGCCCCTGTAAGTTCGACGGACACGACGCCGTCGTCATCAACACCGATGAGCTCGATGTCACCGCCGTCAGCCTGCAGCGCCTCGGCCATGACCTCGATGATCTGGGCGACTTTCTCCTTGTCGATGGCGACCTTTTCTTCAGCCATGTTCAGCTCCCCTACTCATAAGCGATCGGAATGTGAGGGCCTGGTACATCCTCCGGACTGTAGCATACCCCGCACCCTCGCCTTCGAACGAACCGGGGAGGGATGCCATAAAACGACAAGGCGGCGCTACGCAGTGTGCAGCGGCAGCAGAACACGCACAGTCGTCCCCTCGCCCGGCTTGCTTACAATCTCGATGCGGCCACCGTGACGCTCGACGATCCACTGCGCGATGGGCAAACCCAGCCCCGTACCCTGCGGATTTGCGTCGCGCGCCTCATCGGCTCGATAGAAGCGGTCGAACACGTGGGCGATAGTCTGGGCGTCCATGCCCATGCCAGTGTCGCAGACCGTGAGCACCACGTGCTTCCCCACGGGCCGGCAGTCGACAGAGACTTCTCCCCCGCTCGGCGTATAGTGGATCGCGTTTTCGATGAACACGGTGGTCATCTCCTCGAGACGATCCTGGTCCCCGAGCACGAGGGCGCCCCGGTCCGTGCCGATCTCAAGACGCACGCCCTTTTTCGCAGCAAGCTGGCCAAGATCCTCATAGAGCTGTTCAGCTACGTCTCCCAGGTCGACAACCGTATCCATGTGGTCGGCTATCCCGTCCTCAACCTGCGTCAGCGTCAGGAGGTCGCCGAGCGTGTTGCGCATCTTGCCAGCGTTCTCGAGCGTCGCCTCAAGCGCCGAAGCCTCGTCAGCCACACGGTGCTCGGGATGGCGCAGCACCATCTCCACGTTGGCAAGGATGACGGCGAGCGGCGTCTTGAGCTTGTGCGACGCGTCTGCCGAGAACTGGCGCTGACGCTCCCAGGCGTCGCGCAGGGGCACGACGGAGCGCCGCGCCATGAAGTAGCCGATCGGGGCGATCGCCACAAGGCTGACAAGGTAGGCGATAATGCTCATCTCCCCCAGCGTCGCGCTGAGATCCGTCTCCGTCGAGATGTCACGCAGGAGCAGCAGGCCCCTTGCGTGATAGAGCTCGTCGCCCTCGTGTATGTCTACGTCTTCTCGTTCGTAGTGGACGCGGTAGACGCGGCCGTCGATCGTGACGCTCGAATCGCCGGGCGTCACC
This genomic window from Coriobacteriia bacterium contains:
- a CDS encoding NifU family protein, with the translated sequence MAEEKVAIDKEKVAQIIEVMAEALQADGGDIELIGVDDDGVVSVELTGACAGCSMSDYDLSMGVERILKERVPGITRVQAI